One Gelria sp. Kuro-4 DNA segment encodes these proteins:
- the cas3 gene encoding CRISPR-associated helicase Cas3', producing MLAHSGNKYHKTHDLRQHLTATAALARSFALSLGAPQLAYVAGLLHDLGKYHPQFQEYLQGLRRHGPKHSAVGAIYASRFLDLLAFIIAGHHGGLPAASELKERLSQPAEQKLAQEALASAKKDAGELPQVPDAKHLLPSFLLQPGGDARLKTELFIRFLYSALVDADFLDTEAHFEPEKAEERGSVLDIAELWDRFAQNQAHLMGRKDGPVNKARREIYEYCVEAAGWEPGAFSLTVPTGGGKTRSAMAFALRHALAHHFERVIVAIPYTSIIEQTADVYREIFGPEAVLEHHSAVPVNEDDENSLAELRARLAAENWDARIIVTTTVQLFESLFANKGTHCRKLHNIADSVLILDEVQTLPTNLLSPILEVLQQLVDYYHVSIVLCTATQPALAEGPLRRGLRNVREIVRNPQHYFTSLQRVSYEFPSAEETWSWERVAEVMREEEQVLAVVNTKKDAVALLDALGEEEGLYHLSTLLCGAHRRDVLQNIRKRLAAGDPCRVVSTQVVEAGVDLDFPTVLRAVGPLDRIIQAAGRCNREGKRPTGRVIIFNPEAGGMPRGAYRAGMETFTTMLRNDKEMDLSRLDVVTAYFRLLYQAAELDSYGIEELRRQLNYPEVAHRFRLIADDTEQVIVRYGDVEEVNSHIEAIKHSGPSRRLLRLLQPYLVAVNRHLLPRLQSEGEVAPLAPGLWQWLGGYDSLRGLTMSHHDPAELIG from the coding sequence GTGCTGGCTCATTCCGGCAATAAATACCACAAGACCCACGACCTGAGACAGCACTTGACCGCTACGGCTGCCCTTGCTCGTTCCTTTGCTCTTTCCCTGGGTGCTCCGCAGTTGGCCTATGTAGCGGGGTTGCTTCATGACCTTGGCAAGTATCATCCGCAATTTCAAGAATATCTGCAAGGTTTACGGCGGCATGGCCCCAAGCACTCAGCGGTTGGCGCCATTTACGCGTCGCGCTTCTTGGATCTTTTGGCGTTTATCATTGCCGGACACCATGGTGGTTTGCCGGCTGCTTCCGAACTAAAAGAACGTTTAAGCCAACCCGCCGAGCAGAAGCTTGCTCAAGAAGCTTTGGCTTCTGCTAAAAAAGATGCAGGGGAACTGCCACAGGTACCAGACGCCAAGCATTTACTGCCATCTTTTTTGCTGCAACCAGGGGGCGACGCCCGGCTTAAGACAGAGCTCTTCATCCGCTTTCTTTACAGCGCATTGGTGGATGCTGACTTCCTTGATACGGAGGCTCACTTTGAACCGGAAAAAGCTGAGGAACGCGGATCGGTTCTGGACATTGCGGAGCTGTGGGACCGCTTTGCCCAAAACCAGGCCCACCTTATGGGGCGCAAGGACGGCCCAGTGAATAAAGCACGCCGCGAGATTTATGAATACTGTGTCGAGGCTGCCGGCTGGGAACCAGGTGCTTTTTCGCTAACCGTGCCCACGGGGGGTGGGAAAACGCGCTCGGCAATGGCGTTTGCCCTGCGCCATGCTCTTGCCCACCACTTCGAACGGGTGATCGTTGCCATCCCCTATACCTCCATCATAGAACAAACGGCAGATGTCTACCGCGAGATTTTTGGGCCGGAGGCGGTTTTGGAACATCACAGTGCGGTACCTGTAAATGAGGACGACGAGAATTCATTGGCTGAGCTCAGGGCGCGCTTGGCCGCTGAAAACTGGGATGCCCGGATTATTGTTACCACCACAGTGCAGCTTTTCGAAAGCCTCTTTGCCAACAAGGGCACACACTGCCGTAAACTGCATAATATCGCGGACAGCGTCCTCATCCTAGATGAGGTCCAGACGCTTCCCACCAACCTCTTATCGCCCATTCTGGAGGTACTGCAGCAACTGGTTGATTATTACCATGTTAGCATTGTATTGTGCACAGCTACACAACCAGCCCTGGCGGAAGGACCACTACGCCGGGGACTTCGCAACGTCCGCGAGATCGTACGCAATCCGCAGCATTACTTTACGTCTCTCCAAAGGGTTTCCTATGAGTTCCCGTCGGCTGAGGAGACGTGGAGCTGGGAACGGGTCGCGGAAGTAATGCGTGAAGAGGAACAAGTTTTGGCGGTAGTCAACACCAAGAAAGACGCTGTTGCTCTGCTGGATGCCCTGGGTGAGGAAGAGGGACTGTATCACCTCTCAACGCTTCTTTGCGGCGCTCATCGCCGTGACGTCTTACAAAATATTCGAAAACGGCTTGCGGCTGGTGACCCGTGCCGGGTTGTTTCCACCCAGGTGGTGGAAGCCGGTGTGGACTTAGACTTTCCCACTGTTCTTAGGGCTGTAGGGCCTCTGGATAGAATCATTCAGGCCGCTGGCCGGTGCAACCGGGAAGGTAAAAGGCCCACAGGGCGAGTGATTATCTTCAACCCCGAAGCCGGTGGCATGCCGCGGGGCGCTTACCGGGCGGGCATGGAAACCTTTACTACCATGTTGAGAAATGATAAAGAGATGGACCTGTCCCGGCTCGACGTTGTCACAGCCTACTTCCGCTTGCTGTACCAGGCGGCGGAACTCGATAGCTACGGTATTGAAGAGCTTCGCCGGCAGTTAAATTACCCCGAGGTTGCCCATCGCTTTCGTTTGATAGCTGATGACACGGAACAGGTAATCGTGCGCTACGGCGATGTAGAGGAAGTGAACAGTCACATTGAAGCCATAAAACACAGCGGCCCCAGCCGGCGCCTGCTGCGGCTGCTCCAACCGTACCTGGTGGCGGTTAACCGGCACCTGCTCCCGCGCCTTCAGAGCGAAGGGGAGGTTGCTCCTCTGGCGCCGGGTCTTTGGCAGTGGTTGGGTGGGTATGACAGCCTACGCGGCTTAACCATGTCCCACCATGACCCGGCCGAGTTGATTGGATAG
- the cas5c gene encoding type I-C CRISPR-associated protein Cas5c, whose product MYEDAPLVVKLWGDFACFTRPEMKVERVSYPVLTPSAARGALEAIFWKPEFRWRVKRIDVLKPIRYFSLLRNEVNNKVAVSSVKGWGPDHGYYADLDRAQRHTLALRDVAYLVWADVDLAHHASGIDPAKYRDQFRRRVARGQCRHQPYLGCREFAAFFSPPDGREQPFPLTEDLGLMLFDIDYAPDGSGRGKPRFFRAKLVGGILDIPQEL is encoded by the coding sequence ATGTACGAAGATGCTCCGCTGGTTGTCAAGTTGTGGGGAGATTTTGCTTGCTTTACCCGGCCGGAAATGAAAGTGGAACGCGTAAGCTACCCAGTGCTGACCCCTTCCGCCGCTCGCGGGGCTTTGGAAGCCATCTTTTGGAAACCGGAGTTTCGCTGGCGGGTGAAGAGGATTGATGTTCTCAAACCCATTCGCTATTTTTCTCTGCTGCGCAACGAGGTCAACAATAAGGTGGCAGTTTCTTCGGTCAAGGGCTGGGGCCCGGACCACGGCTATTATGCCGACCTGGATCGGGCCCAGCGGCACACCCTGGCGCTCAGGGACGTGGCTTACTTGGTGTGGGCAGACGTGGACCTGGCACATCATGCGAGCGGGATTGATCCGGCCAAGTACCGTGACCAGTTCCGGCGGCGCGTTGCCCGGGGGCAGTGTCGTCACCAGCCGTACTTGGGCTGCCGCGAATTTGCCGCCTTCTTTAGCCCACCGGACGGGCGTGAGCAACCTTTCCCGCTTACCGAGGACCTGGGGCTGATGCTTTTTGACATCGACTATGCTCCGGACGGATCCGGGCGCGGGAAGCCGCGCTTCTTTCGAGCAAAGCTGGTAGGCGGCATCCTTGATATACCGCAGGAACTATAA
- the cas8c gene encoding type I-C CRISPR-associated protein Cas8c/Csd1 codes for MLLQKLKEYAARSPAADLPPMYLATPIKWLIHLDQEGKFLGFVSTSSGTKKKNDRGKEYPAPSLVRAYGIKPKLLADRADYVLGFIEEDAKPKDKKRAQDCHNAFVALIKECVRATRVPEVLAVEKFLDNLDLTTLSLPADISSGDNVTFVVDGTMPIDLQRVREFWAQTQASSEELAQCLVCGQLKPPMKRQPIKVKGIPGGQPSGMALVSANAAAFESYGLEASLVAPICRECAEGYGRALEQLIRGEDTHLTIGPCVYLFWTREDQGFSPVSILASPEPGDVKALLRSVYGTRGAMPLNPMDFYAIALSSSGGRVAVRDWLVTTVGEVQQNLAWYFRLQRLADRDGRPVGLFPLTASLVAASKDIRVNIPEAFVNLALKGTPLPRWILYEAVRRSAVEQRVTRPRACVIKMALLSQEKGTREDGYMEQLDLANRNPAYLSGRLLAVLEFIQEAALPGIKATIVDRYYGTASSAPASVYGRLLRTAQSHLAKLRKDKKGAYTVLQRLLEEVLAGLKMFPATLNLQDQALFALGYYHQRAAGWSAGVTAAAKDHPEDEE; via the coding sequence ATGCTGCTGCAGAAGCTCAAAGAGTATGCCGCCCGGTCGCCGGCGGCCGATCTACCACCCATGTACCTGGCCACCCCGATCAAATGGTTGATTCATCTCGACCAGGAAGGGAAGTTTCTGGGCTTTGTCTCTACCTCGAGCGGAACGAAAAAGAAGAACGACCGGGGAAAAGAGTACCCTGCTCCCTCGTTGGTTCGTGCCTATGGTATCAAGCCCAAGCTGCTGGCTGACCGGGCGGATTATGTGCTCGGCTTTATTGAGGAAGACGCCAAGCCTAAAGATAAGAAACGAGCGCAGGACTGCCATAATGCCTTCGTTGCCTTGATCAAGGAGTGTGTGCGGGCTACGCGCGTGCCTGAGGTCCTAGCCGTGGAGAAGTTCTTGGACAACTTGGACTTGACAACGCTGTCCCTTCCGGCCGACATTTCCTCCGGCGACAATGTCACCTTTGTTGTCGATGGGACCATGCCCATAGACCTTCAGAGGGTACGGGAATTCTGGGCCCAGACGCAGGCATCATCCGAAGAACTGGCGCAGTGCCTGGTCTGCGGACAGCTTAAACCTCCCATGAAGCGCCAGCCCATTAAGGTTAAAGGCATCCCGGGCGGACAGCCCTCCGGAATGGCGCTGGTTTCGGCAAACGCGGCTGCTTTTGAATCGTATGGGCTAGAGGCGTCATTGGTTGCTCCTATCTGCCGGGAGTGCGCGGAAGGCTACGGGCGGGCGCTGGAACAACTGATTCGTGGTGAAGATACCCATCTTACCATCGGCCCTTGCGTCTACCTGTTTTGGACTCGAGAAGACCAGGGGTTCTCACCGGTGAGTATCCTTGCGTCGCCCGAGCCTGGTGATGTTAAAGCCCTTCTACGTTCGGTGTACGGCACCCGGGGTGCCATGCCACTCAACCCGATGGATTTCTATGCTATAGCCCTTTCCAGCAGTGGTGGCCGGGTAGCAGTACGTGATTGGCTGGTCACGACGGTAGGTGAAGTGCAGCAAAACCTGGCCTGGTACTTCCGGTTGCAACGCCTGGCCGACCGCGATGGCCGACCGGTGGGCCTATTCCCGTTAACGGCCAGCTTGGTAGCAGCCAGCAAAGACATTCGAGTGAACATTCCAGAAGCCTTTGTCAACCTGGCGCTTAAAGGTACGCCTCTGCCCAGGTGGATCCTTTACGAAGCCGTGCGCCGGTCGGCAGTGGAGCAACGAGTTACACGACCACGCGCCTGCGTTATTAAAATGGCGCTGCTCAGTCAAGAAAAGGGGACGAGGGAGGATGGTTATATGGAACAGCTCGACCTTGCTAACCGTAACCCGGCGTATCTGAGTGGCAGGCTCCTTGCCGTCCTGGAGTTTATTCAGGAGGCGGCCTTGCCGGGCATCAAGGCTACTATCGTGGACCGTTACTACGGCACTGCGTCTTCCGCCCCGGCTTCTGTTTACGGCCGCCTGCTTAGAACGGCGCAATCCCATCTGGCCAAACTGCGCAAGGATAAGAAGGGTGCTTACACAGTTCTGCAGCGCCTTTTGGAAGAAGTCTTAGCCGGGCTGAAGATGTTCCCGGCAACCCTGAACCTGCAGGACCAGGCCCTGTTTGCACTTGGCTACTACCATCAGCGTGCAGCCGGGTGGTCGGCGGGTGTCACGGCAGCGGCCAAAGACCATCCTGAAGATGAAGAATAA
- the cas7c gene encoding type I-C CRISPR-associated protein Cas7/Csd2, which yields MTEKVYLDTNRRHDFVLLFDVKDGNPNGDPDAGNLPRVDPETMQGLVTDVCLKRKIRDWVDLTRGNEERMKIYVEHHGILNLQHERAYKAIGKKPSGSKQDRATVSEARAWMCENFFDVRTFGAVMTTEVNCGQVLGPVQLTFARSIDPIVPLDLSITRVAVTRPEDAEVQVSEDGKEGKGKVTEMGRKAVVPYGLYLGYGFFSPFFAQDTGMNSEDLEVLWEALEHMWELDRSASRGLMACRGLYVFSHEKPVGNAPAQDLFERVKVKRVSTTPPRTFADYHVTVEEENLPAGVTLTRLVG from the coding sequence ATGACAGAGAAGGTGTATTTGGATACGAACCGGCGCCACGACTTTGTACTGTTGTTCGATGTTAAAGATGGGAACCCAAATGGTGACCCTGATGCCGGGAACCTGCCGCGCGTTGACCCTGAAACCATGCAAGGGCTTGTAACCGATGTGTGCCTGAAGCGGAAGATTCGCGATTGGGTGGACCTTACGCGGGGCAATGAAGAGCGCATGAAGATTTACGTAGAACATCATGGCATTCTCAATCTCCAGCACGAGCGCGCCTACAAGGCCATTGGCAAAAAACCTTCCGGTAGCAAACAAGATCGTGCCACGGTCAGCGAGGCCCGGGCCTGGATGTGCGAAAACTTCTTTGATGTTCGTACCTTCGGTGCTGTGATGACCACGGAGGTGAACTGTGGCCAAGTCCTGGGTCCCGTGCAGCTTACCTTTGCCCGCTCTATTGATCCTATTGTTCCTCTCGATCTTTCGATTACCAGAGTTGCTGTTACCCGCCCTGAAGATGCTGAAGTTCAAGTCAGTGAAGATGGTAAGGAAGGAAAAGGCAAGGTTACGGAAATGGGGCGCAAAGCCGTAGTTCCCTACGGGCTTTATCTGGGGTATGGCTTTTTTAGCCCCTTCTTTGCTCAAGATACCGGCATGAACAGCGAAGACCTGGAGGTTCTGTGGGAAGCGTTAGAACATATGTGGGAGCTAGACCGTTCTGCCAGCCGGGGACTTATGGCCTGCCGGGGGCTCTACGTCTTCAGCCATGAAAAACCTGTGGGTAATGCGCCGGCGCAGGACCTCTTTGAACGTGTCAAGGTTAAGCGCGTTTCCACGACTCCTCCCAGGACGTTTGCGGACTACCATGTTACTGTGGAGGAGGAGAACCTGCCTGCTGGTGTGACCTTGACTCGCCTGGTGGGCTGA
- the cas4 gene encoding CRISPR-associated protein Cas4, with protein sequence MEDEDYTIAGFEPVFLSALEHYSYCPRQCALIHVEQTFDENIYTLRGRAVHQRVHEVDSFSEEGVRVEHSLALWSNRLGLVGQADLVEFHEGVPYPVEYKYGKYRERDIEHAAVQLGGQAICLEEMTGIAVPKGAVYCHNSHRRYEITITSELRSKVQAITAAVRAMLLAGELPPPANDKRCRNCSLNAVCMPSAIGDGSKARSLVAGLFRL encoded by the coding sequence ATGGAAGACGAGGATTATACCATTGCGGGCTTTGAACCCGTCTTTCTCTCTGCTCTAGAGCATTACAGCTACTGTCCGCGCCAATGTGCCCTCATTCACGTTGAGCAAACCTTCGATGAAAACATCTACACCTTGCGGGGCAGGGCTGTGCACCAACGCGTGCATGAGGTTGACTCTTTTTCGGAAGAGGGTGTGCGAGTAGAGCATTCGCTGGCCTTGTGGAGTAACCGGCTGGGGCTCGTAGGGCAGGCGGATCTGGTTGAATTTCACGAGGGTGTACCCTACCCGGTCGAGTATAAGTATGGTAAGTACCGGGAACGGGACATCGAGCACGCGGCTGTACAATTGGGCGGGCAGGCCATCTGCCTGGAGGAAATGACGGGGATTGCCGTACCGAAGGGGGCGGTCTACTGCCACAACTCACACCGGCGGTATGAGATTACCATTACGTCAGAGCTGCGCAGCAAAGTACAGGCGATAACTGCTGCCGTACGTGCCATGCTGCTTGCTGGAGAGTTGCCACCTCCTGCAAACGATAAACGCTGCCGGAACTGCTCTTTAAATGCCGTCTGCATGCCGTCGGCCATTGGGGACGGGTCCAAAGCGCGTTCCCTTGTGGCCGGCCTTTTCCGGCTTTAG
- the cas1c gene encoding type I-C CRISPR-associated endonuclease Cas1c, which yields MEQLLNTLYVMTQGAYVRLDHETLKVEVEGSTQVQVPLHHLGGIICLGNVLISPGVIHACADDGRFIVMLDHVGRFKARVVGPTTGNVLLRRAQHKALDDSQKTLAIARNLVAGKIRNARTIVLRGAREAEEKEDEAGLRETANRLACSLSHLERSTAIEEVRGIEGEAARTYFSSFARLIRADRAAFTPKGRTRRPPRDRINALLSFLYALVLTDCLAAAEGVGLDPQVGYLHTLRPGRPALALDLMEEFRTVLADRVALTLVNRRQITPDHFEERPGGSVYLNDSGRREVAVAYQKRKQETVTHPLLERAEPLGMMPHIQARLLARTLRGDLPEYPPFTYR from the coding sequence ATGGAGCAGCTCTTAAACACACTTTACGTAATGACACAGGGTGCCTACGTGCGTTTGGATCACGAAACCCTCAAGGTAGAGGTCGAAGGATCAACGCAGGTGCAGGTACCCTTGCACCATTTGGGCGGGATTATCTGTTTAGGGAACGTTTTGATTAGCCCAGGGGTCATACACGCCTGTGCCGACGATGGCCGCTTTATCGTCATGCTGGATCATGTCGGACGCTTTAAAGCCCGTGTAGTGGGACCTACTACCGGCAACGTACTATTGCGACGCGCTCAACATAAGGCCCTTGACGATTCACAAAAGACCTTGGCCATTGCGCGCAACTTGGTGGCGGGTAAAATAAGGAACGCGCGAACGATAGTACTGCGGGGGGCGCGAGAGGCAGAAGAAAAAGAAGACGAAGCTGGTTTGCGGGAAACCGCCAATAGGCTGGCGTGTTCCTTGTCGCATCTAGAACGAAGCACCGCAATAGAAGAGGTGCGCGGCATTGAAGGTGAGGCTGCACGGACCTACTTTAGCTCTTTTGCCCGACTCATTCGTGCCGACCGGGCTGCATTTACCCCTAAGGGACGAACCCGACGCCCGCCACGGGACCGCATCAATGCTTTGCTTTCCTTTTTGTACGCGCTTGTTTTAACTGATTGCCTGGCCGCGGCGGAAGGAGTTGGACTTGATCCGCAGGTAGGGTACCTCCACACGCTGCGTCCGGGGCGCCCTGCCTTGGCCCTAGACTTAATGGAGGAGTTCCGCACTGTTCTGGCCGACCGCGTCGCCTTAACCCTCGTGAACCGGCGGCAGATTACACCCGATCACTTCGAAGAGCGACCCGGTGGTTCGGTCTACTTAAACGACAGTGGGCGAAGGGAGGTGGCGGTGGCTTATCAAAAGAGGAAGCAGGAAACGGTTACGCACCCTTTGTTGGAGCGAGCGGAGCCGCTGGGAATGATGCCGCATATCCAAGCGCGCCTGCTGGCCCGGACACTACGGGGTGATTTACCAGAGTACCCGCCATTTACTTACCGGTAG
- the cas2 gene encoding CRISPR-associated endonuclease Cas2, giving the protein MEILVSYDVSTESEGGRKRLRKVAQACKDYGQRVQKSVFECSVNDVQYERLKQRLLEYIDEKEDSLRIYMLREPRAKYVETFGVDLRIDFNDPLVL; this is encoded by the coding sequence ATGGAGATCTTGGTGTCCTACGATGTCTCCACTGAGTCAGAAGGCGGCCGCAAACGACTGCGAAAGGTTGCCCAGGCTTGTAAGGACTACGGCCAGCGGGTCCAAAAGTCTGTCTTCGAGTGCTCAGTTAATGACGTCCAGTACGAGCGCCTAAAGCAGCGGCTTCTGGAGTATATCGATGAAAAAGAAGACAGCCTTCGCATCTACATGCTTCGTGAACCCCGCGCTAAATATGTAGAAACCTTTGGCGTAGACCTAAGGATAGACTTCAACGACCCGCTAGTTCTGTAG